A stretch of the Corynebacterium maris DSM 45190 genome encodes the following:
- a CDS encoding M50 family metallopeptidase translates to MGAYLLGVLLFALGIAVTIALHEAGHMLTARAFGMRVRRYFIGFGPTLFSRKKGHTEYGVAAVPFGGYCEIAGMTALDEVTEEEAPHAMRTKPAWQRIVVLSGGVAVNLLLGLVVIYGVAVASGIPNPYADTRPVVGEVVCTSDQRADGALSECSGAGPAGDAGVEEGDRILALNGEELADFHQLRDTVLELPGETVTLTVERGERVSEIPVELDSVTRYTTSGDTYEAGSIGLASSPVADAVRQFGPVEAVPATFAYTGQLLQATVEGVLQLPAKIPGVVAAIFGAERQMDGPMSVVGASFIGGELVERSLWDSFWLMLASLNFFLALFNLLPLPPLDGGHIAVVIYEKIRDVFRRLRGQTPGGPANYEKLMPVTIVMAALLISLGGVVLIADVVNPVRLFG, encoded by the coding sequence GTGGGCGCTTACCTGCTCGGAGTCCTGCTTTTCGCGCTAGGCATCGCCGTGACCATCGCGCTGCACGAGGCGGGGCACATGCTGACGGCGCGTGCCTTCGGCATGCGCGTGCGTCGATATTTCATCGGCTTCGGCCCCACCCTCTTCTCCAGAAAGAAAGGCCACACGGAATACGGCGTCGCGGCGGTGCCCTTCGGCGGGTACTGCGAGATAGCCGGCATGACCGCGCTCGACGAGGTCACCGAGGAGGAGGCTCCGCACGCGATGCGCACCAAGCCCGCGTGGCAGCGCATCGTCGTCCTGTCCGGGGGAGTGGCGGTCAACCTGCTGCTCGGTCTGGTCGTCATCTACGGCGTCGCGGTCGCCTCTGGCATCCCCAACCCGTATGCGGACACCCGCCCGGTGGTCGGTGAGGTGGTGTGCACCTCCGATCAGCGTGCCGACGGCGCCCTGTCCGAGTGCTCCGGCGCCGGGCCCGCCGGTGACGCCGGCGTCGAAGAGGGCGACCGGATCCTGGCGCTCAACGGGGAGGAACTCGCCGACTTCCATCAGCTGCGCGATACCGTGCTGGAGCTGCCGGGGGAGACGGTCACCCTGACCGTGGAGCGCGGTGAGCGGGTCTCCGAGATCCCCGTCGAGTTGGATTCGGTGACGCGGTACACCACCTCCGGCGACACCTATGAGGCCGGTTCCATCGGGTTGGCGAGCAGCCCCGTCGCCGACGCCGTCCGGCAGTTCGGCCCCGTGGAGGCGGTGCCCGCCACCTTCGCCTACACCGGCCAACTGTTGCAGGCCACGGTGGAGGGGGTGCTGCAGCTGCCGGCGAAGATCCCGGGTGTGGTCGCGGCCATCTTCGGCGCGGAGCGTCAGATGGACGGGCCGATGAGCGTGGTCGGCGCCTCCTTCATCGGCGGCGAGTTGGTGGAGCGTTCCCTGTGGGACTCCTTCTGGCTCATGCTCGCCTCGTTGAACTTTTTCCTGGCGCTGTTCAACCTGTTGCCGCTGCCGCCGCTGGACGGCGGTCACATCGCCGTGGTCATCTACGAGAAGATCCGCGACGTCTTCCGCCGACTGCGCGGCCAGACCCCCGGCGGGCCGGCCAACTACGAAAAGCTCATGCCGGTGACGATCGTGATGGCGGCGCTGCTGATTTCGCTCGGCGGCGTCGTCCTGATCGCGGACGTGGTCAACCCTGTGCGGCTCTTCGGCTGA